Proteins from a single region of Pseudarthrobacter sp. NIBRBAC000502772:
- the tpiA gene encoding triose-phosphate isomerase, which yields MTTSTNGAFDRTPLIAGNWKMNMDHVQGITLLQKLAWTLSDAKHDYNRVEVAVFPPFTDLRGVQTLVQGDELDIAYGGQDLSQFDSGAYTGDTSGQFLNKLGCRYVLVGHSERRTIHQESDEVLNAKVKAAFKHSVTPVLCVGEGLEIRQAGTHVEHTLTQLRANVAGLTAEQAAELVVAYEPVWAIGTGEVAGPEDAQEMCAAIRAELATLFGDDVAAKIRLLYGGSVKANNVAAILKERDVDGVLVGGASLDPAEFANIVRFESHLVTD from the coding sequence GTGACTACGTCAACGAACGGCGCTTTTGACCGCACGCCTCTCATTGCAGGCAACTGGAAGATGAACATGGACCATGTCCAGGGCATCACCCTCCTGCAAAAACTGGCCTGGACCCTGTCCGACGCCAAGCACGACTACAACCGGGTTGAGGTGGCCGTCTTCCCGCCATTCACCGACCTCCGCGGTGTGCAGACCCTCGTCCAGGGAGATGAACTGGACATAGCCTACGGCGGCCAGGACCTCTCCCAGTTCGACTCGGGCGCCTACACGGGCGACACCTCCGGCCAGTTCCTGAACAAGCTGGGCTGCCGCTACGTCCTGGTGGGGCACAGTGAACGCCGCACCATCCACCAGGAATCCGACGAAGTGCTCAACGCCAAGGTCAAGGCAGCGTTCAAGCACAGTGTCACTCCGGTCCTTTGCGTGGGGGAAGGCCTGGAAATCCGCCAGGCCGGCACGCATGTCGAGCACACGCTGACACAGCTCCGGGCGAACGTCGCCGGTTTGACGGCCGAGCAGGCGGCAGAGCTTGTGGTGGCCTACGAGCCCGTTTGGGCCATCGGCACCGGTGAAGTGGCCGGGCCGGAGGACGCCCAGGAAATGTGCGCCGCCATCCGCGCGGAACTGGCCACGCTCTTCGGCGATGACGTTGCGGCGAAGATCCGTCTGCTCTACGGCGGCTCGGTCAAGGCCAATAATGTCGCCGCGATCCTGAAGGAACGCGACGTCGACGGCGTGTTGGTCGGCGGGGCAAGCCTCGATCCCGCGGAGTTTGCTAATATTGTCAGGTTCGAGAGTCACCTGGTGACGGACTAG
- the whiA gene encoding DNA-binding protein WhiA, with the protein MALTSSVKEELSRLDIKKSSVRKAEVSAMLRFAGGLHIISGRIVIEAEVDLASTARRLRAAIAEVYGHQSEIIVVSGGGLRRGSRYVVRVVRDGESLARQTGLLDGRGRPVRGLPSAVVNGSAADAEAVWRGAFLAHGSLTEPGRSSSLEVTCPGPESALALVGAARRLGIQAKAREVRGVDRVVIRDGDTIAALLIRMGAHDALMVWEERRMRKEVRATANRLANFDDANLRRSAQAAVAAGARVDRALEILGDDVPDHLKYAGELRVAHKQASLDELGRLADPVMTKDAIAGRIRRLLAMADKRAIDLGIPGTDANVTPEMLDE; encoded by the coding sequence ATGGCACTGACATCATCGGTCAAGGAAGAACTGTCCCGTCTGGACATCAAGAAATCTTCAGTCCGCAAGGCAGAGGTCTCGGCAATGCTGCGCTTCGCCGGCGGCCTGCACATCATCTCGGGCAGGATCGTGATCGAAGCCGAGGTTGACCTCGCATCGACGGCGCGCAGGCTCCGGGCGGCCATCGCCGAGGTTTACGGCCACCAGAGCGAGATCATCGTCGTCTCCGGCGGCGGACTGCGCCGCGGCAGCCGGTACGTGGTGCGGGTAGTCCGCGACGGCGAGTCCCTGGCCCGGCAGACAGGCCTCCTGGACGGCCGCGGCCGGCCGGTGCGGGGGCTTCCCTCGGCCGTCGTCAACGGCTCGGCCGCCGACGCCGAGGCCGTGTGGCGTGGTGCTTTCCTGGCCCACGGGTCCCTCACGGAACCGGGCCGTTCGTCATCGCTTGAGGTCACCTGCCCGGGTCCCGAGTCGGCGCTTGCCCTCGTTGGTGCCGCCCGCCGTCTTGGCATCCAAGCCAAAGCCCGCGAAGTCAGGGGAGTTGACCGTGTGGTGATCCGCGACGGCGACACCATCGCCGCCCTGCTCATCCGCATGGGCGCCCACGATGCCCTGATGGTCTGGGAAGAACGCAGGATGCGCAAGGAAGTCAGGGCCACGGCCAACCGGCTGGCCAACTTTGACGACGCCAACCTGCGGCGCTCCGCCCAGGCGGCCGTGGCCGCCGGAGCCAGGGTGGACCGGGCGCTGGAGATCCTGGGCGACGATGTCCCGGACCACCTCAAATACGCCGGCGAACTCCGGGTGGCCCACAAACAGGCGAGCCTGGACGAGCTGGGGCGCCTGGCAGATCCGGTAATGACCAAGGACGCCATCGCCGGCCGCATCCGCCGGCTCCTGGCCATGGCGGATAAGCGGGCCATCGATTTGGGGATCCCTGGCACTGATGCCAATGTGACGCCTGAGATGCTGGACGAGTAG
- the gap gene encoding type I glyceraldehyde-3-phosphate dehydrogenase, which yields MTTRIGINGFGRIGRNYFRAALAQGADLEIVAVNDLTSPEALAHLLKYDSVGGRLKETVEVKDGNIVVDGNIIKVLAERDPANLPWGELGVDIVIESTGFFTKAAAAQKHIDAGAKKVLISAPASDEDITIVMGVNEGLYDNAAHNIISNASCTTNCLGPLAKVLNDTFGIERGLMTTIHAYTADQNLQDGPHNDLRRARAAAINMVPTSTGAAKAIGLVLPELKGKLDGFAIRVPVPTGSATDLTVTVSRETTVEEVNAALKKASESDEFQGILTYTDAPIVSSDIVGDPASSIFDSGLTKVIGNQVKVVSWYDNEWGYSNRLVDLTELVAAKLG from the coding sequence GTGACGACCCGTATTGGTATCAACGGCTTCGGCCGCATCGGCCGCAACTACTTCCGCGCAGCCCTCGCACAGGGCGCGGACCTGGAGATCGTTGCCGTCAACGACCTCACCAGCCCTGAGGCACTGGCCCACCTGCTTAAGTACGACTCCGTCGGCGGCCGCCTGAAGGAAACCGTTGAAGTCAAGGACGGCAACATTGTCGTCGATGGCAACATCATCAAGGTTCTCGCCGAACGCGATCCCGCCAACCTGCCCTGGGGCGAGCTGGGCGTAGACATCGTCATCGAGTCCACCGGCTTCTTCACCAAGGCCGCTGCCGCGCAGAAGCACATCGACGCAGGCGCCAAGAAGGTCCTGATCTCCGCACCTGCCTCCGACGAGGACATCACCATCGTGATGGGCGTCAACGAGGGCCTGTACGACAACGCGGCGCACAACATCATTTCCAACGCGTCCTGCACCACCAACTGCCTGGGCCCGCTGGCCAAGGTCCTCAACGACACCTTCGGCATCGAGCGTGGCCTGATGACCACCATCCACGCCTACACGGCTGACCAGAACCTGCAGGACGGCCCGCACAACGACCTCCGCCGTGCCCGTGCCGCCGCCATCAACATGGTTCCCACCTCCACGGGTGCGGCCAAGGCGATCGGCCTGGTCCTGCCCGAGCTCAAGGGCAAGCTGGACGGCTTCGCCATCCGCGTGCCCGTCCCCACCGGCTCGGCCACCGACCTCACCGTCACGGTCTCCCGCGAGACCACCGTCGAGGAAGTCAACGCGGCGCTGAAGAAGGCTTCGGAGTCCGACGAGTTCCAGGGCATCCTGACGTACACGGACGCTCCGATCGTGTCCTCGGACATCGTCGGGGACCCGGCGTCGTCGATCTTCGACTCCGGCCTGACCAAGGTCATCGGCAACCAGGTCAAGGTTGTTTCCTGGTATGACAACGAATGGGGCTACTCCAACCGCCTCGTGGACCTCACGGAGCTCGTCGCAGCCAAGCTGGGCTAG
- a CDS encoding 1-acyl-sn-glycerol-3-phosphate acyltransferase, whose translation MALFEAVRWTFRGLVAGTCRPTVVGLENVPKEGPFIVAPNHLSFFDSVIVQALMPRPVAFFAKAEYFTTGGVKGRVMKSFFESVGSIPVERGEQAASVQALKTLLDILEAGKGIGIYPEGTRSRDGILYRGRTGVGWLALATGAPVIPVGLIGTENLQPAGEKGFKPHHFTMKVGEPLYFDKTGPDHSLPARRQVTDRIMDAIAELSGQERSTSYNQSKSTD comes from the coding sequence ATGGCGCTGTTTGAGGCGGTCCGCTGGACATTTCGCGGGCTCGTCGCGGGCACCTGCCGGCCCACCGTCGTCGGCCTGGAAAACGTCCCGAAAGAGGGGCCATTCATTGTGGCCCCGAACCATCTTTCCTTCTTTGACAGCGTCATTGTCCAGGCACTGATGCCGCGGCCCGTGGCCTTCTTCGCCAAAGCCGAGTACTTCACCACGGGTGGCGTCAAGGGCAGAGTCATGAAGTCCTTTTTTGAGTCCGTGGGTTCCATCCCGGTGGAGCGCGGCGAGCAGGCAGCAAGCGTCCAGGCACTCAAAACCCTCCTGGACATCCTCGAAGCGGGCAAAGGCATCGGCATCTACCCCGAGGGCACGCGCTCACGGGACGGCATCCTCTACCGCGGCCGCACCGGCGTGGGCTGGCTTGCACTGGCAACCGGAGCTCCCGTGATCCCGGTCGGACTGATCGGGACGGAGAACCTGCAGCCGGCCGGTGAGAAGGGCTTCAAGCCGCATCATTTCACCATGAAGGTGGGGGAGCCCCTGTATTTCGACAAAACCGGCCCGGATCATTCGCTGCCGGCGCGGCGGCAGGTAACGGACCGCATCATGGATGCGATCGCCGAACTCAGCGGCCAGGAACGCTCCACCAGCTACAACCAAAGTAAAAGCACGGATTAG
- the uvrC gene encoding excinuclease ABC subunit UvrC: MADPASYRPQTGEIPTNPGVYRFRDPHGRVIYVGKAKSLRSRLNSYFANPAGLLPKTHAMVHTASSVEWTVVGSELESLQLEYTWIKEYKPRFNVVFRDDKTYPYLALTMSEKLPRVQVMRGDRRKGTRYFGPYTAGAIRETMDTLLRVFPVRSCSAGVLKRAQASGRPCLLGYIDKCSAPCVGRVTPEEHRALAEDFCAFMGGEAKRFITKLEKEMADAVGTLDYERAARLRDDIAALRKVFERNAVVLADDTDADVFALHEDELEAAVQVFHVRGGRIRGQRGWVVEKVEDATTPDLVEHLLQQVYGDDGDSHGRLPREVLVPVEPSNAAELTEWLGGLRGAKVDVRVPQRGDKAALMSTVRENAEHALKLHKTRRAGDLTVRSQALQELQEALDLPVALLRIECFDVSHVQGTNVVASMVVVEDGLPKKSEYRKFSVTGPAAADDTAAMHDVLTRRFRHYLQDKSAQSEASALPGHQAALEAAAAAVLDTATAAPRAKFAYPPNLVVVDGGKPQVNAAARALADLGIEDVYVVGLAKRLEEVWLPDSDFPVILPRTSQGLYLLQRIRDEAHRFAITFHRQKRGKAMTVSALDGVPGLGESKRKALLTHFGSVKGVKAATAAELTAAKGIGPSLANAIVAHFSGDDTAGDALPAVNMATGEIIET, encoded by the coding sequence GTGGCAGATCCAGCAAGTTACAGGCCCCAGACGGGTGAAATTCCCACCAATCCCGGGGTGTACCGGTTCCGCGATCCCCACGGCCGGGTCATCTACGTAGGCAAAGCCAAAAGCCTTCGCTCCCGCCTGAACTCCTACTTCGCGAATCCGGCGGGCCTGCTGCCCAAAACCCACGCTATGGTTCACACGGCCAGCAGTGTCGAGTGGACAGTGGTGGGCAGCGAGCTGGAGTCGCTGCAGCTTGAATACACCTGGATCAAGGAATACAAGCCACGCTTCAACGTGGTCTTCCGCGACGACAAAACCTATCCGTACCTGGCCCTCACCATGAGCGAGAAGCTCCCCAGGGTCCAGGTCATGCGGGGGGACCGCCGCAAAGGCACACGGTACTTCGGCCCGTACACAGCCGGCGCGATCCGGGAAACCATGGACACTTTGCTGCGGGTTTTCCCCGTCCGCAGCTGCAGCGCCGGGGTCCTCAAACGGGCCCAGGCGAGCGGTCGGCCATGCCTGCTGGGCTACATCGACAAATGCTCGGCCCCCTGCGTTGGCCGGGTGACTCCCGAGGAACACCGGGCCCTGGCGGAGGACTTCTGCGCGTTTATGGGCGGCGAGGCCAAACGCTTCATCACCAAGCTCGAAAAGGAGATGGCCGACGCCGTCGGCACCCTCGACTACGAGCGTGCGGCGAGGCTCCGTGATGACATCGCCGCTCTTCGGAAGGTCTTTGAGCGCAACGCCGTGGTGCTCGCCGACGATACCGACGCCGATGTCTTCGCGCTGCACGAGGACGAGTTGGAGGCTGCCGTCCAGGTGTTCCACGTCAGGGGCGGCCGGATCCGCGGCCAGCGCGGCTGGGTGGTGGAAAAAGTGGAGGACGCCACCACCCCGGATCTCGTGGAACACCTGCTGCAGCAGGTCTACGGCGACGACGGCGACAGCCATGGCAGGCTTCCCCGCGAAGTCCTGGTGCCAGTCGAACCCAGCAACGCCGCGGAACTTACGGAATGGCTCGGCGGCCTGCGCGGAGCGAAGGTGGATGTCAGGGTGCCGCAGCGCGGCGACAAGGCCGCGCTCATGTCCACCGTCCGTGAAAACGCCGAGCACGCGCTCAAACTGCATAAGACCCGCCGCGCCGGGGACCTCACCGTGCGCTCCCAGGCACTGCAGGAGCTGCAGGAAGCCCTGGACCTTCCCGTGGCGCTCCTGCGGATCGAATGCTTCGACGTCTCCCACGTCCAGGGCACCAACGTCGTGGCGTCCATGGTGGTGGTCGAGGACGGGCTGCCCAAGAAGTCCGAATACCGGAAGTTCTCCGTCACCGGACCCGCCGCCGCAGACGACACCGCCGCCATGCACGACGTCCTGACCCGGCGCTTCCGGCATTACCTGCAGGACAAGTCGGCGCAGTCCGAGGCGTCCGCCCTGCCCGGGCACCAGGCCGCCTTGGAAGCAGCCGCTGCCGCGGTCCTGGACACCGCTACGGCCGCCCCGCGGGCAAAATTCGCGTACCCGCCCAACCTGGTGGTGGTCGACGGCGGCAAGCCCCAGGTGAACGCCGCAGCCCGGGCCTTGGCGGACCTTGGCATTGAGGATGTCTACGTGGTGGGCCTGGCCAAACGCCTTGAGGAAGTCTGGCTGCCGGACAGCGACTTCCCCGTGATCCTGCCCAGGACGTCCCAGGGACTCTATCTGCTGCAGCGGATCCGTGACGAAGCCCACCGCTTCGCCATCACCTTCCACCGGCAGAAGCGCGGCAAGGCCATGACCGTCTCGGCGCTGGACGGAGTGCCGGGCCTTGGCGAGTCCAAACGCAAGGCCCTGCTCACCCATTTCGGATCCGTCAAAGGCGTGAAAGCCGCCACCGCGGCTGAGCTCACGGCGGCCAAGGGCATTGGACCATCCCTTGCCAACGCCATCGTGGCCCACTTCAGCGGCGATGACACCGCCGGCGATGCGCTTCCGGCCGTGAATATGGCCACCGGCGAAATCATTGAAACCTAG
- the rapZ gene encoding RNase adapter RapZ → MADSTAESGTEQDGLTPVKPLEAELLVVTGMSGAGRSTAADALEDHGWYVVENLPPQMLGTLAEIVSHAPQSIPRLAVVMDVRSKGLFVDVRAALGALAASGVKFRVLFLDAKDDVLVRRFEQGRRPHPLQEGGRILDGIAAEREVLKELRDSSDVVLDTSTYNVHALATAITELFSETGPVALRLNVMSFGFKYGLPVDSNYVADVRFIPNPHWVPQLRPHTGLDKDVSDYVLEAEGVKNFVDRYVLALEPVLDGYRRENKHYATIAVGCTGGKHRSVAVAVELSKKLAQYPRVTVTTTHRDLGRE, encoded by the coding sequence ATGGCAGACTCTACGGCGGAATCCGGGACGGAGCAGGACGGGCTGACGCCGGTCAAGCCCCTCGAAGCGGAACTGCTGGTGGTCACCGGTATGTCAGGGGCAGGACGCAGCACCGCCGCGGACGCACTTGAGGACCATGGCTGGTATGTCGTGGAAAACCTGCCGCCGCAGATGCTCGGCACCCTGGCCGAGATTGTCTCCCACGCTCCGCAGTCCATTCCGCGGCTGGCCGTGGTGATGGATGTCCGCAGCAAAGGCCTCTTTGTCGACGTCCGCGCGGCCCTGGGGGCCCTCGCCGCCAGTGGTGTCAAGTTCCGCGTCCTTTTCCTCGACGCCAAAGACGACGTCCTGGTCCGCCGGTTCGAGCAGGGCCGCAGGCCCCATCCGCTCCAGGAAGGCGGCCGCATCCTCGACGGCATTGCAGCCGAACGGGAGGTGCTCAAGGAACTGCGCGACAGCTCCGACGTCGTACTGGATACCTCGACCTACAACGTCCACGCCCTGGCTACCGCCATCACGGAACTCTTTAGCGAAACCGGCCCGGTGGCACTGCGGCTCAACGTCATGAGCTTTGGCTTCAAGTACGGCCTGCCGGTGGATTCCAACTACGTTGCCGACGTCCGGTTCATCCCGAATCCGCACTGGGTCCCGCAGCTGCGCCCGCATACGGGCCTGGACAAGGACGTCAGCGATTATGTCCTCGAGGCGGAAGGTGTAAAGAACTTCGTGGACCGCTATGTCCTGGCGCTCGAGCCCGTCCTGGACGGCTACCGGCGCGAAAACAAGCACTACGCCACCATCGCCGTCGGCTGTACCGGCGGCAAGCACCGGTCCGTGGCCGTCGCCGTCGAGCTTTCCAAGAAACTGGCACAGTATCCGCGCGTGACCGTGACCACCACGCATCGGGATCTGGGCCGCGAGTAA
- the pgk gene encoding phosphoglycerate kinase yields MTFHTLNELIAEGVRGRYILVRSDLNVPLDGSTVTDDGRIKASLPVLGKLTDAGARVLVTAHLGRPKGAPEEKYSLRPAVARLAELAAFKVSLAQDTVGSSAKELAASLQDGEVLVLENVRFDARETSKDDAERGAFADELVALTGANGAYVDDAFGAVHRKHASVYDVATRLPSYQGDLVHAEVEVLRKLTADTQRPYVVVLGGSKVSDKLAVIDNLIGKADTILVGGGMLFTFLAAEGHSVAGSLLEEDQIPVVQDYLKRAAGAGTEFIVPTDVVVAGKFAADADYETVPADSIEGSSFGAQGIGLDIGPDSAAAFADRIKGAKTVFWNGPMGVFEFEAFSGGTRAVAQALTEVDAFTVVGGGDSAAAVRTLGFADDQFGHISTGGGASLEYLEGKELPGLSVLDR; encoded by the coding sequence ATGACATTCCACACCCTCAACGAACTGATCGCTGAAGGTGTCCGCGGGCGGTACATTCTTGTCAGAAGTGACCTGAATGTGCCGCTCGACGGCTCTACAGTGACTGACGACGGCCGCATCAAGGCCTCTCTGCCAGTACTGGGAAAGCTCACGGACGCCGGTGCCCGCGTGCTGGTAACAGCCCACCTCGGACGCCCCAAGGGCGCTCCGGAGGAAAAGTACTCCCTCCGGCCTGCCGTAGCGCGGCTCGCCGAACTTGCCGCCTTCAAGGTCTCGCTCGCGCAGGACACCGTGGGCAGCTCCGCTAAGGAACTCGCCGCCTCCCTTCAGGACGGTGAGGTCCTCGTCCTGGAAAACGTGCGCTTCGACGCCCGGGAGACCAGCAAGGACGACGCCGAACGCGGCGCCTTCGCGGACGAACTGGTGGCCCTGACCGGGGCCAACGGCGCCTACGTTGACGACGCCTTTGGTGCCGTGCACCGCAAGCACGCCAGTGTCTACGACGTCGCCACCCGGCTCCCGTCCTACCAGGGCGATCTTGTTCACGCCGAGGTGGAGGTCCTGCGGAAGCTGACAGCTGACACGCAGCGGCCCTACGTGGTGGTGCTCGGCGGCTCCAAGGTCTCCGACAAGCTGGCGGTCATCGACAACCTCATCGGCAAGGCCGACACCATCCTGGTGGGCGGCGGCATGCTCTTCACGTTCCTGGCAGCAGAGGGCCACAGCGTGGCCGGCAGCCTCCTGGAAGAAGACCAGATCCCGGTTGTCCAGGACTACCTGAAACGCGCTGCCGGTGCCGGCACTGAATTCATTGTGCCCACCGACGTTGTGGTGGCCGGTAAGTTCGCGGCCGACGCTGACTACGAGACTGTCCCCGCGGACAGCATCGAAGGCAGCAGCTTCGGTGCCCAGGGCATCGGCCTGGACATTGGACCGGACTCTGCAGCCGCTTTTGCGGACCGCATCAAGGGCGCCAAAACGGTGTTCTGGAACGGGCCCATGGGCGTCTTTGAATTCGAAGCATTCTCCGGCGGAACCCGCGCCGTGGCCCAGGCCCTCACCGAGGTCGACGCGTTCACCGTGGTCGGCGGCGGCGACTCCGCTGCCGCCGTGCGGACGCTCGGCTTCGCTGATGACCAGTTCGGTCACATTTCCACCGGCGGCGGCGCCAGCCTGGAATATCTCGAAGGCAAGGAACTCCCGGGACTCAGCGTCCTGGACCGTTAG
- the yvcK gene encoding uridine diphosphate-N-acetylglucosamine-binding protein YvcK codes for MGMLTGPLPLVPVSSGTAAGQQDKGPNVVALGGGHGLSASLSALRLLTSELTAIVTVADDGGSSGRLRDEYGVLPPGDLRMALSALCDDTDWGRTWRDVMQHRFRPGQGSGGSLDEHAMGNLLIVTLWELLGDTVAGLKWAGALLGARGQVLPMSTVPLTIEGDIRVTAPDGTFALQTVRGQARCAVAGSLEHVRLLPEQAPACVEALTAIELADWVILGPGSWYTSVLPHLLLPEMREALSATAAKRCLTMNLATDTKETTGMSAADHLYALRRYAPDFSVDVVLADPASVPDRQEFEKAAGMIGAEVVLGKVGASGRRPVHDPLRLAAAYHDIFGNS; via the coding sequence ATGGGGATGCTCACCGGGCCCCTCCCGCTCGTACCGGTTTCCAGCGGAACGGCAGCCGGCCAGCAGGACAAAGGCCCCAACGTCGTGGCGCTCGGCGGCGGGCACGGACTGTCCGCTTCGCTCTCGGCGCTGCGGCTGCTCACCTCAGAGCTGACCGCCATTGTTACGGTGGCGGACGACGGCGGGTCTTCAGGGCGTCTACGCGACGAGTACGGCGTCCTCCCGCCCGGAGACCTGCGCATGGCGCTCTCCGCCTTGTGCGATGACACGGACTGGGGACGCACCTGGCGCGACGTGATGCAGCACCGTTTCCGGCCCGGCCAGGGCAGCGGCGGATCGCTGGACGAGCATGCGATGGGCAACCTGCTCATCGTCACCCTTTGGGAGCTGCTGGGCGACACCGTGGCCGGACTGAAGTGGGCTGGCGCCCTGCTCGGTGCCCGTGGCCAGGTCCTGCCCATGTCCACTGTTCCGCTGACCATTGAAGGTGACATCCGCGTCACTGCACCTGACGGCACGTTCGCGCTCCAGACAGTCCGCGGGCAGGCGCGGTGCGCCGTTGCCGGCTCGCTGGAGCACGTCCGGCTCCTGCCCGAACAGGCGCCGGCCTGCGTTGAAGCCCTGACAGCCATCGAACTGGCTGACTGGGTAATCCTGGGGCCGGGGTCCTGGTACACGTCCGTGCTGCCGCACCTGCTGCTCCCGGAAATGCGTGAAGCCCTGAGTGCCACTGCCGCAAAACGCTGCCTCACCATGAACCTGGCCACGGACACCAAGGAAACCACCGGCATGTCGGCGGCGGACCACCTATACGCACTGCGCCGGTATGCGCCGGACTTCAGCGTCGACGTCGTCCTGGCTGATCCCGCGTCGGTGCCGGACCGGCAGGAGTTCGAGAAAGCCGCCGGGATGATCGGCGCCGAGGTTGTCTTGGGTAAAGTGGGGGCGTCGGGCCGCCGACCCGTCCATGACCCCCTGCGTCTGGCAGCGGCGTACCACGACATTTTCGGGAACAGTTAG
- a CDS encoding RNA polymerase-binding protein RbpA translates to MVHSASAFRGTRVGVTEGSGPKNQSEAASGERVPRIRVSFWCAKGHETQLVFLRLPEEQLPTVWDCRRCGAPASRDGKEADLPDPLDEGFKSHLEYVKERRSDQDAEAVLAGALEKLRAGGVLPDELLRDT, encoded by the coding sequence ATGGTACATAGTGCGTCAGCGTTCCGCGGCACCCGGGTGGGTGTCACAGAAGGATCCGGTCCCAAGAACCAGTCAGAAGCGGCCTCGGGCGAGAGGGTGCCCCGTATCAGGGTTTCCTTTTGGTGCGCCAAGGGGCATGAGACCCAGCTTGTTTTCCTGCGGTTGCCGGAGGAGCAGCTTCCCACGGTCTGGGACTGCCGGCGCTGCGGGGCTCCGGCATCACGGGACGGCAAGGAAGCCGACCTGCCGGACCCGCTGGACGAAGGCTTCAAGAGCCACCTTGAATACGTTAAAGAACGACGCTCCGACCAGGACGCCGAAGCTGTCCTGGCCGGAGCGCTGGAAAAGCTACGCGCCGGCGGCGTCCTTCCGGACGAGCTGCTGCGGGACACGTGA
- a CDS encoding superoxide dismutase produces the protein MTEYVLPELSYDYAALEPHISARIMELHHSKHHAAYVAGANNALAQLAEARDKGDFANINRLSKDLAFHTGGHINHSVFWNNLSPDGGDKPEGELAAAIDDAFGSFDAFRAQFSAAALGLQGSGWGFLAYEPIGGNLVIEQLYDQQGNVALGTTPVLMLDMWEHAFYLDYVNVKADYVKAFWNIVNWADVAKRFEAARTNATGLITLP, from the coding sequence GTGACCGAGTACGTACTGCCAGAACTCAGCTACGACTACGCGGCGCTTGAGCCGCACATTTCGGCGCGCATCATGGAGCTGCACCACAGCAAGCACCACGCTGCCTACGTTGCAGGTGCCAACAACGCCCTTGCCCAGCTGGCAGAGGCGCGCGACAAGGGCGATTTCGCCAACATCAACCGCCTTTCGAAGGACCTCGCGTTCCACACCGGCGGCCACATCAACCACTCGGTGTTCTGGAACAACCTGTCCCCGGACGGCGGCGACAAGCCTGAGGGTGAGCTGGCGGCTGCCATCGATGACGCCTTCGGTTCCTTCGACGCCTTCCGTGCCCAGTTCTCTGCTGCGGCCCTTGGCTTGCAGGGATCGGGCTGGGGCTTCCTGGCCTACGAGCCGATCGGTGGCAACCTGGTCATCGAGCAGCTCTACGACCAGCAGGGCAACGTAGCACTCGGCACCACGCCGGTGCTGATGCTGGACATGTGGGAGCACGCCTTTTACCTGGACTACGTCAACGTCAAGGCTGACTACGTCAAGGCATTCTGGAACATCGTCAACTGGGCCGATGTCGCTAAGCGCTTCGAAGCTGCCCGCACCAACGCTACGGGCCTCATTACCCTGCCGTAG
- the secG gene encoding preprotein translocase subunit SecG translates to MDVLHVILQILLGITSLLLTLLILLHKGRGGGLSDMFGGGMSSGLSSSGVAERNLNRFTVILGVTWGVVIIALGLVMRFSGAGDS, encoded by the coding sequence GTGGACGTTCTTCATGTCATTCTGCAGATTCTCCTGGGCATCACCAGCCTTCTGCTGACCTTGCTTATCCTCCTCCACAAGGGCCGGGGTGGCGGGCTGTCGGACATGTTCGGCGGCGGTATGAGTTCCGGCCTCAGCTCCTCCGGCGTGGCCGAGCGGAACCTGAACAGGTTCACGGTCATTCTGGGCGTTACCTGGGGCGTCGTGATCATCGCCCTTGGCCTGGTCATGCGCTTCAGCGGTGCAGGGGACTCATAG